A portion of the Streptomyces platensis genome contains these proteins:
- a CDS encoding ABC transporter permease, with protein sequence MSVVPVQAVAGAAPATGVRDEEAAAPLAPSARLVPALVAVYRAQLSRARVARIPLLFVATFQSIGIMVLLRGVVDGGEPARSVVSGSSVLVVAFVALNLLAQYFGQLRAGGGLDHYATLPVPPAAVVLGAAAAYASFTVPGTVVTAVTGCVLFQLPMSHLWVLAAVLPLAGAALAGLGAALGLLAPRQELATLCGQLGMSAALLLGVLPAERMPGVIGWARDLLPSTYGVEALARSFDPHPDWVAVGADLGVCAAVGVLSLAVATWAYRRAATR encoded by the coding sequence GTGAGTGTGGTTCCCGTGCAGGCGGTGGCCGGGGCGGCCCCGGCCACCGGGGTACGAGACGAGGAGGCGGCCGCGCCGCTGGCGCCGTCCGCCCGTCTGGTGCCCGCGCTGGTCGCCGTCTACCGAGCCCAGCTCTCCCGGGCCCGGGTCGCACGGATCCCGCTGCTGTTCGTCGCCACCTTCCAGTCCATCGGGATCATGGTTCTGCTGCGCGGGGTGGTCGACGGCGGCGAACCGGCGCGGTCGGTGGTGTCCGGCTCCAGCGTGCTGGTCGTCGCCTTCGTGGCGCTCAACCTCCTCGCCCAGTACTTCGGCCAGCTGCGGGCCGGCGGCGGGCTCGACCACTACGCCACGCTGCCGGTGCCGCCGGCCGCCGTGGTGCTCGGTGCCGCCGCGGCGTACGCCTCGTTCACCGTGCCGGGGACGGTGGTCACCGCGGTCACCGGCTGTGTGCTCTTCCAGCTGCCGATGTCCCATCTGTGGGTGCTGGCCGCGGTGCTCCCGCTCGCCGGGGCGGCGCTGGCCGGTCTCGGCGCGGCCCTCGGCCTGCTCGCCCCGCGCCAGGAACTCGCCACCCTCTGCGGCCAGTTGGGGATGTCGGCGGCGCTGCTGCTGGGCGTCCTGCCGGCCGAGCGGATGCCCGGGGTGATCGGCTGGGCCCGTGATCTGCTGCCGTCGACGTATGGCGTGGAGGCGCTGGCACGCAGCTTTGACCCGCACCCGGACTGGGTCGCGGTCGGCGCCGACCTGGGCGTCTGCGCGGCCGTCGGGGTGCTGTCGCTGGCCGTCGCCACCTGGGCCTACCGCCGGGCGGCGACCCGATGA
- a CDS encoding ABC transporter ATP-binding protein — translation MRGRRGAAQAPAVRASDGITLDVHRGEIFGLLGPNGAGKSTLVRQLTGLLRPDSGGISVLGHDLVRHPERAARLLGYLGQESTALDEMTVALAVETTGRLRGLGAREARAERDAVIDELGLADLTGRALKKLSGGQRRLACFATALIGERPLLVLDEPTTGMDPVARRAVWAAVDRRRAERGVTVVLVTHNVLEAESVLDRVAVIDRGRVIACDTPGGLKEMVSDEVRLELVWRDRPPLDVPEVAALEAAAHVSGRRWTLRLPADRARAAVADVTAGPAFAALDDFTLATPSLEDVYLALGGRAEGLVKA, via the coding sequence ATGCGCGGACGCCGCGGGGCGGCACAGGCGCCCGCCGTACGCGCCAGCGACGGCATCACCCTCGATGTCCACCGCGGCGAGATCTTCGGGCTGCTCGGCCCCAACGGCGCCGGGAAGTCCACCCTGGTGCGCCAGCTCACCGGACTGCTGCGCCCCGACTCCGGCGGGATCTCCGTCCTGGGCCACGACCTGGTGCGCCACCCGGAGCGGGCCGCCCGGCTGCTCGGCTACCTGGGGCAGGAATCCACCGCCCTGGACGAGATGACCGTGGCGCTGGCCGTGGAGACCACCGGCCGGCTGCGCGGGCTCGGGGCCCGCGAGGCGCGCGCCGAGCGGGACGCGGTGATCGACGAGCTGGGCCTCGCGGACCTCACCGGACGGGCCCTGAAGAAGCTCTCCGGCGGGCAGCGCCGGCTGGCCTGCTTCGCCACCGCGCTGATCGGCGAGCGGCCGCTGCTGGTGCTGGACGAGCCGACCACCGGGATGGACCCGGTCGCGCGGCGCGCCGTATGGGCCGCGGTGGACCGGCGGCGGGCCGAGCGCGGTGTCACGGTGGTGCTGGTGACGCATAACGTCCTGGAGGCCGAGAGCGTGCTCGACCGGGTCGCGGTGATCGACCGCGGCCGGGTCATCGCCTGTGACACGCCCGGCGGACTGAAGGAAATGGTGAGCGACGAGGTGCGGCTGGAGCTGGTGTGGCGCGACCGCCCGCCGCTGGACGTGCCCGAGGTCGCCGCCCTGGAGGCCGCCGCGCACGTCTCCGGCCGCCGCTGGACCCTCCGCCTGCCCGCCGACCGGGCCCGCGCCGCCGTCGCCGACGTCACCGCGGGCCCCGCCTTCGCCGCCCTCGACGACTTCACCCTTGCCACGCCGAGCCTGGAAGATGTCTACCTGGCCCTCGGCGGCCGTGCCGAGGGGCTGGTCAAGGCATGA
- a CDS encoding NYN domain-containing protein, with protein sequence MDRCVVLVDAGYLLGAAASLLAGEPARSRISVDHAALIQGLRQRAEAETERPLLRIYWFDGAPDRVPQPEHRRLRVMPRVTVRLGALTRSDGRWAQKGVDAAMHAELTELARNRACSDIVLVTGDGDLLPGLMSAKEHGVAVHLWAVQAADGDYNQSEDLVAEADERRVLDRTWITRAVRAKELGGPCAPPPVPRPEIAAILSAPLPESAAAAAAAAAAAGPEAAEHTHEHNGANGVSHPAAGPGSAAAAADGPGAGSRVVPTPKDLAGLGRAHAAGQQPAGAGGPAPAAGATLRWSSDKGWVERGGPAGDPDGAAALPTLAQLTSAEQRWADREEDITAVSGDPFEVGQVFARRWTDRLSDAAHLQQLSTEYPRIPHRIDGELLRYAARFGLLAHKDDQIDEHDRYAIRAGFWREVDLRTAAEHAPAGD encoded by the coding sequence GTGGATCGCTGCGTCGTCCTGGTGGACGCCGGATATTTGCTCGGTGCCGCCGCGAGTCTGCTCGCCGGAGAGCCCGCCCGTTCCAGGATCAGCGTCGACCATGCCGCCCTCATCCAGGGGCTGCGCCAGCGCGCCGAGGCGGAGACCGAACGCCCGCTGCTGCGGATCTACTGGTTCGACGGCGCCCCCGACCGCGTCCCGCAGCCCGAGCACCGCAGGCTGCGGGTGATGCCCCGGGTCACCGTCCGGCTGGGTGCCCTGACCCGCAGCGACGGCCGCTGGGCGCAGAAGGGCGTGGACGCCGCCATGCACGCCGAGCTGACCGAACTCGCCCGTAACCGCGCCTGCTCCGACATCGTGCTGGTCACCGGTGACGGCGATCTGCTGCCCGGACTGATGTCGGCGAAGGAGCACGGCGTCGCCGTCCATCTGTGGGCCGTGCAGGCCGCGGACGGCGACTACAACCAGTCCGAGGACCTGGTCGCCGAGGCCGATGAGCGGCGGGTGCTGGACCGCACCTGGATCACCCGCGCGGTCCGCGCCAAGGAACTCGGCGGCCCCTGCGCCCCGCCGCCGGTACCCCGCCCCGAGATCGCCGCGATCCTCTCCGCGCCACTGCCCGAGTCCGCGGCCGCGGCAGCCGCGGCGGCCGCCGCGGCCGGCCCGGAAGCCGCCGAGCACACCCATGAGCACAACGGCGCCAACGGCGTCTCCCACCCGGCGGCCGGTCCCGGGAGCGCAGCGGCCGCCGCCGACGGGCCCGGCGCCGGATCCAGGGTCGTGCCCACCCCCAAGGACCTGGCCGGCCTCGGCCGGGCACACGCCGCGGGCCAGCAGCCGGCCGGCGCGGGCGGGCCCGCCCCCGCGGCGGGCGCCACCCTGCGCTGGTCGTCCGACAAGGGCTGGGTCGAGCGCGGCGGCCCGGCCGGTGACCCGGACGGGGCCGCGGCCCTGCCCACCCTCGCCCAGCTCACCAGTGCCGAGCAGCGCTGGGCCGACCGCGAGGAGGACATCACCGCCGTCAGCGGCGACCCCTTCGAGGTCGGGCAGGTCTTCGCCCGCCGCTGGACCGACCGGCTCTCCGACGCCGCGCACCTTCAGCAGCTGTCCACGGAGTACCCCCGCATCCCGCACCGGATCGACGGTGAACTGCTGCGCTACGCCGCCCGCTTCGGACTGCTCGCCCACAAGGACGACCAGATCGACGAGCACGACCGCTATGCGATCCGGGCCGGTTTCTGGCGCGAGGTCGATCTGCGGACGGCCGCCGAGCACGCACCGGCCGGAGACTGA
- the dnaE gene encoding DNA polymerase III subunit alpha, which translates to MAAPSRPPFTHLHVHTQYSLLDGAARLSDMFKACNEMGMTHIAMSDHGNLHGAYDFFHSAQKAGVTPIIGIEAYVAPESRRNKRKIQWGQPHQKRDDVSGSGGYTHKTIWAANKTGLHNLFRLSSDAYAEGWLTKWPRMDKETISQWSEGLIASTGCPSGELQTRLRLGQFDEALKSASEYQDIFGKDRYFLELMDHGIEIERRVRDGLLEIGKKLGIPPLVTNDSHYTYAHESTAHDALLCIQTGKNLSDPDRFRFDGTGYYLKSTDEMYAIDSSDAWQEGCANTFLVAEQIDTSGMFEKRDLMPKFDIPEGFTEVTWFQEEVRVGMQRRYPDGVPEDRQKQAEYEMDIIIQMGFPGYFLVVADFIMWAKNNGIAVGPGRGSAAGSIVAYAMGITDLDPITHGLIFERFLNPERVSMPDVDIDFDERRRVEVIRYVTEKYGADKVAMIGTYGKIKAKNAIKDSARVLGYPYAMGDRLTKAMPADVLGKGIDLSGITDPQHPRYSEAGEIRGMYENEPDVKKVIDTAKGVEGLVRQMGVHAAGVIMSSEPIVDHAPLWTRHTDGVTITQWDYPQCESLGLLKMDFLGLRNLTIMDDAVKMVKKNKGVDLEMLSVPLDDPKTYEMLCRGDTLGVFQFDGGPMRSLLRLMKPDNFEDISAVSALYRPGPMGMDSHTNYALRKNGLQEITPIHPELEEPLKEVLGLTYGLIVYQEQVQKAAQIIAGYSLGEADILRRVMGKKKPEELAKNFVLFQEGARKNGFSDQAIQALWDVLVPFAGYAFNKAHSSAYGLVTYWTAYLKANYPAEYMSALLTSVRDDKDKSAVYLNECRRMGIKVLPPNVNESEANFAAQGDDVILFGLTAVRNVGQNVVDSIIRSRKAKGKYLSFPDYLDKVDAVVCNKRTTESLIKAGAFDEMGHTRKGLTAHYEPMIDNVVQVKRKEAEGQFDLFGGMGDDSADEGPGFGLDVEFSDVEWDKTYLLAQEREMLGLYVSDHPLFGLEHVLSDKADAAIAQLTGGDYSDGSIVTIGGIISGLQRKMTKQGNAWAIATVEDLAGSIDCMFFPATYQLVSTQLVEDTVVFVKGRLDKREDIPRLVAMEMMVPDLSEAGTNAPVTITIPTVKVTPPMVEKLGEVLSSHRGSTEVRIKLLGARKTTVLRLDRHRVTPDPSLFGDLKVLLGPSCLAG; encoded by the coding sequence GTGGCAGCCCCGTCCAGGCCCCCCTTCACGCACCTGCATGTCCACACCCAGTACTCACTGCTGGACGGTGCGGCGCGGCTGTCGGACATGTTCAAGGCGTGCAACGAGATGGGCATGACGCATATCGCCATGTCCGACCACGGCAACCTCCACGGGGCCTACGACTTCTTCCACTCGGCGCAGAAGGCCGGGGTGACGCCGATCATCGGCATCGAGGCCTATGTGGCCCCGGAGTCGCGGCGCAACAAGCGCAAGATCCAGTGGGGCCAGCCGCACCAGAAGCGCGATGACGTCTCCGGTTCCGGTGGTTACACCCACAAGACGATCTGGGCGGCCAACAAGACCGGTCTGCACAACCTCTTCCGACTGTCCTCGGACGCGTACGCCGAGGGCTGGCTGACGAAGTGGCCGCGGATGGACAAGGAGACCATCTCCCAGTGGTCCGAGGGCCTGATCGCCTCCACCGGCTGCCCCTCCGGTGAGCTCCAGACCCGGCTGCGGCTCGGCCAGTTCGACGAGGCGCTGAAGTCCGCGTCCGAATACCAGGACATTTTCGGCAAGGACCGGTATTTCCTGGAGCTGATGGACCACGGCATCGAGATCGAACGCCGGGTCCGTGACGGCCTGCTGGAGATCGGCAAGAAGCTCGGCATCCCCCCGCTGGTCACCAACGACTCGCACTACACCTACGCCCACGAGTCCACGGCGCACGACGCCCTGCTGTGCATCCAGACCGGCAAGAACCTCTCCGACCCGGACCGCTTCCGCTTCGACGGCACCGGCTACTACCTCAAGTCCACGGACGAGATGTACGCCATCGACTCCTCGGACGCCTGGCAGGAGGGCTGCGCCAACACCTTCCTGGTGGCCGAGCAGATCGACACCAGCGGGATGTTCGAGAAGCGCGACCTGATGCCGAAGTTCGACATCCCGGAGGGCTTCACCGAGGTCACCTGGTTCCAGGAGGAGGTCCGGGTCGGCATGCAGCGCCGCTACCCGGACGGGGTGCCTGAGGACCGGCAGAAGCAGGCCGAGTACGAGATGGACATCATCATCCAGATGGGGTTCCCCGGCTACTTCCTCGTCGTCGCCGACTTCATCATGTGGGCCAAGAACAATGGCATCGCGGTGGGCCCCGGCCGTGGTTCCGCGGCGGGTTCGATCGTGGCGTACGCGATGGGCATCACCGACCTCGACCCGATCACGCACGGGCTGATCTTCGAGCGGTTCCTCAACCCCGAGCGTGTCTCCATGCCCGATGTCGACATCGACTTCGACGAGCGCAGGCGCGTCGAAGTGATCCGGTATGTGACGGAGAAGTACGGCGCCGACAAGGTCGCCATGATCGGCACCTACGGCAAGATCAAGGCCAAGAACGCCATCAAGGACTCGGCCCGCGTCCTCGGTTACCCGTACGCCATGGGTGACCGCCTCACCAAGGCCATGCCCGCCGACGTCCTCGGCAAGGGCATCGACCTCAGCGGCATCACCGACCCCCAGCACCCGCGCTACAGCGAGGCGGGCGAGATCCGGGGGATGTACGAGAACGAACCGGACGTGAAGAAGGTCATCGACACCGCCAAGGGCGTCGAGGGCCTGGTCCGGCAGATGGGTGTGCACGCGGCCGGCGTGATCATGTCCAGCGAGCCCATCGTCGACCACGCCCCTCTCTGGACGCGGCACACCGACGGTGTGACCATCACACAGTGGGACTACCCCCAGTGCGAGTCGCTCGGCCTGCTGAAGATGGACTTCCTGGGCCTGCGCAACCTCACCATCATGGACGACGCCGTCAAGATGGTGAAGAAGAACAAGGGCGTCGACCTGGAGATGCTCTCGGTCCCGCTGGACGACCCCAAGACGTACGAGATGCTCTGCCGCGGTGACACCCTCGGCGTCTTCCAGTTCGACGGCGGCCCGATGCGCTCGCTGCTGCGGCTGATGAAGCCCGACAACTTCGAGGACATTTCCGCCGTCTCGGCGCTGTACCGCCCCGGCCCGATGGGCATGGACTCGCACACCAACTACGCGCTGCGCAAGAACGGCCTCCAGGAGATCACCCCGATCCACCCGGAGCTGGAGGAGCCGCTCAAGGAGGTCCTGGGCCTCACCTACGGCCTGATCGTCTACCAGGAGCAGGTGCAGAAGGCCGCCCAGATCATCGCCGGGTACTCCCTCGGTGAGGCCGACATCCTCCGCCGCGTGATGGGCAAGAAGAAGCCCGAGGAGCTGGCGAAGAACTTCGTGCTCTTCCAGGAGGGCGCCCGCAAGAACGGCTTCTCCGACCAGGCCATCCAGGCGCTGTGGGACGTCCTGGTCCCGTTCGCCGGCTACGCCTTCAACAAGGCGCACTCCTCCGCGTACGGCCTGGTCACCTACTGGACCGCCTACCTCAAGGCCAATTACCCCGCCGAATACATGTCCGCGCTGCTGACCTCCGTGCGCGACGACAAGGACAAGTCGGCGGTCTATCTGAACGAGTGCCGGCGCATGGGCATCAAGGTGCTGCCGCCCAACGTCAACGAGTCCGAGGCGAACTTCGCCGCCCAGGGCGACGATGTGATCCTCTTCGGCCTCACCGCGGTCCGTAACGTCGGCCAGAACGTCGTCGACTCGATCATCCGCAGCCGCAAGGCGAAGGGAAAGTACCTCTCCTTCCCCGACTACCTCGACAAGGTCGACGCGGTCGTCTGCAACAAGCGCACCACCGAATCACTGATCAAGGCCGGGGCCTTCGACGAGATGGGCCACACCCGCAAGGGACTGACGGCCCACTATGAGCCGATGATCGACAACGTGGTCCAGGTCAAGCGCAAGGAGGCCGAGGGGCAGTTCGACCTCTTCGGCGGCATGGGCGACGACAGCGCCGACGAGGGGCCGGGCTTCGGGCTGGACGTCGAGTTCTCGGACGTCGAGTGGGACAAGACCTATCTCCTCGCCCAGGAGCGCGAGATGCTCGGTCTCTACGTCTCCGACCATCCGCTCTTCGGCCTGGAGCATGTGCTGTCCGACAAGGCGGACGCCGCCATCGCCCAGCTGACCGGCGGCGACTACTCGGACGGCTCGATCGTCACCATCGGCGGCATCATCTCCGGCCTCCAGCGCAAGATGACCAAACAGGGCAACGCCTGGGCCATCGCCACCGTCGAGGACCTGGCCGGCTCCATCGACTGCATGTTCTTCCCGGCGACCTACCAGCTGGTGTCCACCCAACTCGTCGAGGACACCGTGGTCTTCGTCAAGGGCCGCCTCGACAAGCGGGAGGACATCCCGCGGCTGGTGGCCATGGAGATGATGGTCCCCGACCTCTCGGAGGCCGGCACCAACGCCCCCGTGACGATCACCATTCCGACGGTCAAGGTCACCCCGCCGATGGTCGAGAAGCTCGGCGAGGTGCTCAGCAGCCACCGCGGCTCCACGGAGGTGCGGATCAAGCTCCTGGGGGCGCGCAAGACCACCGTGCTCCGGCTGGACCGGCACCGGGTCACGCCCGACCCGTCGCTGTTCGGCGATCTGAAGGTGCTGCTCGGCCCGTCCTGTCTGGCGGGCTGA
- a CDS encoding DUF2252 domain-containing protein yields MPSQHAPAQDAAQRGEEILAVFDTAFGELLAADPAAFRVKFRKMAASAFAFYRGTACLFYRDMEAYAAQDGGGKDSGPYLDDRTARVWIHGDLHAENFGTYMDATGRLIFNVNDFDEAYVGPFTWDLKRFAASVALIGYAKALSDKQITDLVRTYAAAYRERIHALASGTKSSDKDELPPFTLDTAEGPLLDALRDARSLTRFGLLDSMTEIRDFERRFAAGGGSVELDAATRYKVLAAFDGYLETLPESSLDRPDSYRVKDVVGRRGIGIGSAGLPSYNILLEGNSDALENDVVIYMKQAQTPAVSRHITDPRVRGYFQHEGHRTVISQRALQDHADPWLGWTELDGAGQLVAEISPYAVDLDWSDIDDPEEIAAVVADLGRATATMHAAADDESGHSLVPFSTERAIDAAIAADEEGFAALLVDFAHSYGARARADHQIFVDLFRNGRIPGL; encoded by the coding sequence ATGCCGTCCCAGCACGCCCCGGCGCAGGACGCCGCGCAGCGCGGCGAGGAGATCCTCGCCGTTTTCGACACCGCCTTCGGAGAGCTGCTCGCCGCCGACCCCGCGGCCTTCCGCGTGAAATTCCGGAAGATGGCCGCCTCCGCGTTCGCCTTCTACCGGGGCACGGCCTGCCTGTTCTACCGGGACATGGAGGCGTACGCCGCACAGGACGGCGGCGGCAAGGACAGCGGCCCGTATCTGGACGACCGGACCGCCCGGGTGTGGATCCACGGCGATCTGCACGCCGAGAATTTCGGCACGTACATGGACGCCACCGGCCGGCTGATCTTCAACGTCAACGACTTCGACGAGGCCTACGTCGGCCCGTTCACCTGGGACCTGAAGCGGTTCGCCGCCTCGGTCGCGCTGATCGGCTACGCCAAGGCGCTCAGCGACAAGCAGATCACCGACCTGGTGCGCACCTACGCGGCCGCCTACCGGGAGCGCATCCACGCACTGGCGTCGGGGACCAAGAGCTCCGACAAGGACGAGCTGCCGCCCTTCACGCTGGACACTGCCGAGGGTCCGCTGCTGGACGCGCTGCGCGACGCCCGCTCGCTGACCCGGTTCGGACTGCTGGACTCGATGACCGAGATCCGGGACTTCGAGCGGCGCTTCGCGGCGGGCGGCGGCAGCGTCGAGCTGGACGCGGCGACCCGCTACAAGGTCCTCGCCGCGTTCGACGGCTATCTGGAGACGCTGCCGGAGTCGAGCCTGGACCGCCCGGACTCCTACCGCGTCAAGGACGTGGTCGGCCGCCGCGGCATCGGCATCGGCTCGGCCGGTCTGCCGTCGTACAACATCCTTCTGGAGGGCAACAGCGACGCCCTGGAGAACGATGTCGTGATCTACATGAAGCAGGCGCAGACCCCGGCCGTCTCCCGGCACATCACCGACCCCCGGGTCCGCGGCTACTTCCAGCACGAGGGCCACCGCACGGTGATCTCGCAGCGCGCCCTCCAGGACCACGCCGACCCGTGGCTGGGCTGGACCGAACTCGACGGCGCGGGCCAGCTGGTCGCCGAGATCTCGCCGTACGCGGTCGACCTGGACTGGTCCGACATCGACGACCCGGAGGAGATCGCGGCCGTGGTCGCCGACCTGGGCCGGGCCACCGCGACCATGCACGCCGCCGCGGACGACGAGAGTGGCCACTCGCTGGTCCCGTTCTCGACGGAGCGCGCCATCGACGCGGCCATCGCGGCCGACGAGGAGGGCTTCGCGGCGCTGCTGGTGGACTTCGCGCACTCCTACGGGGCCCGCGCCCGGGCCGACCACCAGATCTTCGTGGACCTCTTCCGCAACGGCCGGATCCCCGGCCTGTAG
- a CDS encoding thioredoxin domain-containing protein, whose product MSNRNNQANKQAARERLRAERERQAKKDRLRRQLIVGGAIVGVLAVAGGIAVAVAGSGDNAAEGPLVKPANTSGTDGTTITVGKKDAKNTLELFEDPRCPGCAAFEQTAGATIEKDIKDGKYKASYHLGTFLDNNLQGTGSKNALNALGASLNVSPDAFLKYKYALYSKEFHPDETGPDKFADDSYLIKVADTVPALKGNAAFQKAVKSGTYDRWALGVSKAFDSVKDVKATPTIKLNGTVLGTKTPQGTSAPSSVAAFNSAVDKALKK is encoded by the coding sequence ATGAGCAATCGCAACAACCAGGCCAACAAGCAGGCAGCCCGCGAGCGGCTGCGCGCCGAGCGTGAGCGGCAGGCGAAGAAGGACCGGCTCCGCCGGCAGCTGATCGTCGGCGGCGCGATCGTCGGTGTCCTGGCGGTAGCCGGCGGCATCGCGGTGGCCGTGGCCGGCTCGGGCGACAACGCGGCCGAGGGCCCGCTGGTCAAGCCCGCCAACACCAGCGGCACCGACGGCACCACGATCACCGTCGGCAAGAAGGACGCCAAGAACACCCTGGAGCTCTTCGAGGACCCGCGCTGCCCCGGCTGCGCGGCCTTCGAGCAGACCGCCGGTGCCACCATCGAGAAGGACATCAAGGACGGCAAGTACAAGGCCTCCTACCACCTGGGCACCTTCCTCGACAACAACCTCCAGGGCACCGGCTCCAAGAACGCGCTCAACGCGCTGGGCGCCTCCCTGAACGTCAGCCCGGACGCCTTCCTGAAGTACAAGTACGCGCTGTACTCGAAGGAGTTCCACCCGGACGAGACCGGGCCGGACAAGTTCGCCGACGACAGCTACCTGATCAAGGTCGCCGACACCGTCCCGGCGCTGAAGGGGAACGCCGCCTTCCAGAAGGCCGTCAAGTCCGGTACGTACGACCGCTGGGCGCTGGGGGTGTCGAAGGCCTTCGACTCCGTCAAGGACGTCAAGGCCACCCCGACGATCAAGCTCAACGGCACGGTGCTGGGCACCAAGACCCCGCAGGGCACGTCGGCACCCTCCAGCGTGGCCGCCTTCAACTCCGCGGTGGACAAGGCCCTGAAGAAGTGA